The Deinococcus detaillensis genome has a window encoding:
- a CDS encoding ATP-binding protein → MPPSDLLEFKLLGVPALNLGRLELTPSVRKGLGLLAYLALEGPTDRHKLADLLWTNLTESDARRNLRQELWRLQRSPLSAWLDVKTERVGLTTNVWIDVNDFHQALATHDLGRALAGYGGPLLSRFELPGAGGFEDWLAERRDGLTALWKDAAQRHAAELERAGDLRGALGLQVQLLQDDEFQEVHQREAIRLQLALGERAAALSRYEHYAQMLRGELGLEPLPETRALIANLNAAAPPEPAAPALNPGQRLELPLVGRRAEWAMLQEAPAALTVVVGEAGIGKTRLAGAFASTFGAALHLRAFEVSLHTPLYPAAEALRTALTDARSRERLTALDGLWRTEAARLVPELDPAASSAFQPDGRARFLDGVARALICAAGVDGVLVFDDLHWADPMTLELLLHLVRQPPEQRPRLIATARAQELADHPALSAALGSLEREGHLCRLPLTGLSGPDVLNLVQVLSGSSSAQLFSARLFEATSGHPLYLLESLRHLFDTGLLQQAPDGSWSTPFDGVTRDYAELPLPHSVREATVQRVSHHGPAARRLLEAASLSEDGFGLDDLAPALSLSDWEALEALERLLGAGFLQRTPTGYGFSHDLVRRVLQEEQTPERRRLIHRKLAERLEQTGGPASRVARHLEEAGQRAQAAGWRVRSAQDAAQLYAHRVALGQYQMALDNGLTAREAYDVRLARAELFRALGELPAREAELTALQSLAEHLSDSDLQAELSLRWIIFFLDAGYYAQAHTASQALLSQHLLLEQQAAALRLAGFTLGRLGRHREGEDLLTQALALPGERSALLLAQLHNDLSNLTLERGDLPLARQHNEAALNGFRADSNARAVAIALNSSARIAHSSGDEGLALRRLEEALSAARTTGDLHLQVMFLNNMVRLQVDHGHLEQALIALNEGLAVLPQPRDPVHEGLLRSRAADVYRLKGELGQALEHDLLAIELADQIGAVAVQLTRRIHLARFLLQLGDPEGTERWLGQARDFHGSGQEPHLLLEIAHAELGLYRRQGSAVLGRLENLLAQQGNSQGDDWSWLTLLRSAAYLALGRPDAALEALPVPLQRPSLQALELGIRLHAEANPHAQTEARALLASSRLAPLEALALTRSLLAASAPAEQRSLEKDHQRLHLQLAASLPADLRPHFAEMSLLSKPSC, encoded by the coding sequence ATGCCTCCTTCAGATTTACTCGAATTTAAGTTGTTGGGTGTTCCAGCGCTCAACCTGGGCCGATTAGAGCTGACGCCTTCGGTTCGCAAAGGGCTGGGCCTGCTGGCTTACTTGGCGCTGGAAGGCCCCACTGATAGGCACAAGTTGGCCGATCTGTTGTGGACGAACCTGACTGAGAGCGACGCCCGCCGCAATTTGCGTCAGGAATTGTGGCGACTTCAGCGCTCACCGCTCTCGGCGTGGTTGGACGTCAAAACTGAGCGTGTGGGCCTTACGACGAACGTGTGGATTGACGTGAACGACTTTCATCAAGCCCTGGCCACCCACGACCTCGGCCGCGCCCTGGCCGGATACGGCGGACCGCTGCTGAGCCGCTTTGAGTTGCCTGGCGCGGGGGGCTTTGAAGACTGGCTGGCTGAGCGCCGGGACGGTCTCACAGCGCTGTGGAAAGATGCGGCCCAGCGTCACGCCGCCGAGCTGGAACGCGCAGGCGATCTGCGCGGCGCACTGGGTTTGCAAGTGCAACTCCTGCAAGACGACGAGTTTCAGGAAGTCCATCAGCGCGAAGCCATCCGGCTGCAACTGGCGCTGGGCGAACGCGCTGCCGCCCTGAGCCGCTACGAGCACTACGCCCAGATGCTCAGGGGTGAGCTGGGCCTGGAACCGCTCCCGGAAACACGGGCGCTGATCGCCAACTTGAATGCGGCTGCGCCGCCTGAGCCTGCCGCTCCTGCCCTCAATCCGGGGCAACGCCTAGAGCTGCCGTTGGTGGGCCGCCGCGCTGAGTGGGCCATGTTGCAAGAGGCTCCAGCCGCCCTCACGGTCGTAGTGGGCGAGGCGGGTATCGGTAAGACGCGGCTGGCGGGGGCGTTCGCCTCCACCTTCGGCGCGGCGCTACACCTGCGGGCTTTTGAAGTGTCGCTGCACACGCCGCTCTATCCTGCCGCCGAGGCACTCAGGACAGCACTGACTGATGCCAGAAGCCGCGAACGACTGACCGCATTGGACGGGTTGTGGCGCACGGAAGCGGCCCGGCTGGTGCCGGAACTCGATCCCGCTGCCTCTAGCGCCTTTCAGCCTGATGGACGTGCCCGCTTTCTGGACGGCGTCGCGCGGGCGCTGATCTGCGCCGCCGGTGTGGACGGCGTGCTGGTCTTTGACGATCTCCACTGGGCCGACCCGATGACCTTGGAACTCCTGCTGCATCTGGTGCGCCAACCTCCAGAGCAGCGCCCACGCTTGATCGCCACGGCGCGGGCACAGGAACTCGCCGACCATCCGGCCCTCAGCGCGGCCCTGGGCAGCCTGGAACGTGAGGGACATCTGTGCCGCTTGCCCCTGACTGGCCTCAGCGGGCCAGACGTACTGAATCTGGTTCAGGTGCTGTCCGGCAGTTCGTCGGCCCAACTGTTCTCCGCACGGCTGTTCGAGGCGACTTCCGGCCACCCGCTGTACCTGCTCGAAAGCCTGCGGCACCTCTTCGACACGGGCCTCTTGCAGCAAGCGCCAGACGGTTCGTGGAGTACGCCCTTTGACGGCGTGACACGCGATTACGCTGAATTGCCCCTCCCGCACAGCGTGCGTGAGGCCACCGTGCAGCGCGTCAGTCACCACGGCCCGGCGGCGCGGCGACTGCTGGAGGCGGCCAGCCTGTCAGAAGACGGGTTTGGGTTGGACGATCTGGCTCCGGCCCTCTCGCTCTCCGACTGGGAAGCGCTGGAAGCCCTGGAGCGGCTGCTGGGGGCCGGATTCCTTCAGCGCACGCCCACCGGGTACGGCTTCTCGCATGATCTGGTGCGGCGGGTGCTCCAAGAGGAACAGACGCCCGAGCGCCGCCGCCTGATTCACCGCAAACTGGCTGAGCGATTGGAGCAGACGGGTGGCCCCGCCAGCCGGGTGGCCCGTCATCTTGAGGAGGCCGGGCAAAGAGCGCAGGCTGCGGGCTGGCGCGTTCGGAGCGCTCAGGACGCGGCGCAGCTCTACGCCCACCGCGTGGCCCTGGGCCAGTACCAGATGGCGCTCGACAACGGTCTGACGGCGCGGGAAGCTTACGACGTGCGTTTGGCCCGTGCCGAACTGTTCAGAGCGCTGGGCGAATTGCCCGCCCGCGAAGCTGAGCTGACGGCCCTTCAAAGCCTGGCCGAGCATCTGTCTGACAGCGACCTGCAAGCCGAACTCAGCTTGCGCTGGATCATCTTCTTTCTGGACGCCGGGTACTACGCGCAGGCCCATACAGCGTCCCAGGCGCTGCTGAGTCAACACTTGTTGCTGGAGCAGCAAGCGGCGGCGCTCAGGTTGGCGGGCTTTACCCTTGGGAGGCTCGGACGGCACCGTGAGGGAGAAGACCTCCTGACCCAAGCACTGGCCCTGCCTGGTGAGCGCTCCGCGCTGCTGTTGGCCCAGCTTCACAACGATCTGAGCAATCTCACGCTCGAGCGCGGCGACCTGCCACTCGCCCGTCAGCACAATGAAGCGGCGCTCAACGGCTTTCGGGCCGACAGCAACGCCCGTGCCGTCGCCATTGCGCTCAATTCCAGCGCACGCATCGCTCACAGCAGCGGCGATGAGGGGCTGGCACTGCGCCGCCTGGAAGAAGCGCTCAGCGCCGCCCGCACCACCGGCGACCTTCACCTGCAAGTGATGTTTCTCAACAACATGGTGCGCCTTCAGGTCGATCATGGCCACTTGGAGCAGGCACTTATTGCCTTGAATGAAGGGCTGGCCGTTTTGCCACAGCCGCGTGACCCGGTGCACGAGGGTCTCCTGCGCAGCCGCGCTGCCGATGTCTACCGGCTCAAGGGTGAACTCGGTCAGGCGCTGGAACATGACCTTCTGGCCATTGAGCTGGCTGATCAGATCGGTGCGGTGGCGGTACAACTGACCCGCCGCATTCACCTGGCGCGATTTTTGCTGCAACTCGGTGACCCAGAAGGGACTGAGCGCTGGCTGGGACAGGCCCGTGACTTCCACGGCAGTGGCCAGGAGCCGCATCTGCTTCTGGAAATCGCCCACGCCGAACTGGGACTGTACCGGCGACAGGGTTCAGCAGTGCTGGGACGCTTGGAGAATCTGCTGGCTCAGCAGGGCAACAGTCAAGGCGATGACTGGAGCTGGCTGACTCTCCTACGCAGCGCCGCGTATCTAGCGCTGGGGCGACCTGACGCAGCGTTGGAGGCATTGCCCGTCCCGCTTCAACGGCCTTCGCTGCAGGCGCTTGAACTCGGCATCCGT